Proteins from one Sarcophilus harrisii chromosome 2, mSarHar1.11, whole genome shotgun sequence genomic window:
- the C2H15orf48 gene encoding normal mucosa of esophagus-specific gene 1 protein isoform X2 has protein sequence MNILELMMKRKELIPLIAFVSVAGFGAISMGLYSLSKSDVIINKRKNPEPWENVNPNKPQKLITINQKWRPVEELQKVRKLTK, from the exons ATGAACATTTtggaactcatgatgaaaaggaaagaa CTTATTCCGTTGATCGCATTTGTGAGTGTTGCTGGATTTGGAGCAATTTCAATGGGGTTATATTCCCTTTCCAAAAGTGATGTGAT cattaacaAGAGAAAAAATCCAGAACCATGGGAAAATGTAAATCCTAACAAGCCTCAAAAG CTTATCACAATTAACCAAAAGTGGAGGCCTGTCGAAGAACTACAAAAGGTCAGGAAGTTGACCAAGTGA
- the C2H15orf48 gene encoding normal mucosa of esophagus-specific gene 1 protein isoform X1 has protein sequence MNILELMMKRKELIPLIAFVSVAGFGAISMGLYSLSKSDVIINKRKNPEPWENVNPNKPQKAGGLSLLQIRFHPFQAFLLPYFQASTDQ, from the exons ATGAACATTTtggaactcatgatgaaaaggaaagaa CTTATTCCGTTGATCGCATTTGTGAGTGTTGCTGGATTTGGAGCAATTTCAATGGGGTTATATTCCCTTTCCAAAAGTGATGTGAT cattaacaAGAGAAAAAATCCAGAACCATGGGAAAATGTAAATCCTAACAAGCCTCAAAAG GCAGGTGGCTTATCACTCCTGCAGATCCGTTTTCATCCATTTCAAGCATTTCTACTCCCATACTTCCAGGCCTCCACTGACCAATGA
- the LOC105750092 gene encoding normal mucosa of esophagus-specific gene 1 protein, producing the protein MNFFQFLMKKKELIPLIAFVSIAGSGAAYMATYSFFKSDVIVNRWQNPEPWENVNPSKPQKLVTINQRWEPVEELQAIKKLTK; encoded by the exons ATGAACTTCTTTCAATTCctcatgaagaagaaagaa CTTATTCCTTTGATCGCATTTGTAAGTATTGCTGGAAGTGGAGCAGCCTATATGGCCACGTACTCCTTTTTCAAAAGTGATGTGAT tgtTAACAGATGGCAAAATCCAGAACCTTGGGAAAATGTGAATCCTAGCAAGCCTCAAAAG cttgtCACAATTAACCAAAGATGGGAACCTGTTGAAGAGCTGCAGGCTATCAAAAAGTTGACCAAATGA